The genomic window GATAAATTAAGTTAATGCTTTTTTACTTTAGCTAAAAAGGATACGAGGAGATATCAAATGATTGGGATTTGGAAGTCTCTAATTAACTAACTAATTTAAACAAAGTTAAGTTagttgagaagagaagagagtagCTCTGCTAAAATCTAAAACGATTTTGGGGGCAATCCCTGCCACAATGTGCCaataacaaagagagagagagagagagaagaataataagaaagagaagagacaaaggtccaaaaatatttgtaaaacaCGTAGTCGACAATGATTGGATTGGTGACGAGGAATAAGTTGGTTGCTAGTCTATTTTTTTCTCCCCATTATTTGTTTCTaacaatacatatatatttcaaccCAACTATATGTATCCGGTTTAGCTAACCTCTTTCGGTTTGCTTTCCTGATTTTCCCCCAAATTATAAAGTTCAACAAcgaacataaaagaaaatctacccaattttgttttatagttcTAACAAGAAGAAATATCAAGATTGTTAgctaataattttgtttttttggcttCAACTCCAAAGAAAGCCAAGTGCGTGAGAGAAACGTGCTTCTGATACGCGTGGACTTATCAGCTCGAGAAATACAGGTCCACTGAAAACTAAATGGACCCACGATAGGCCCATAAATAGGCCCAATATAAGATATATCATCTTTAGAAAATGATTGGTAAGAAAAACAGACTCGCTTACGAAAACGTATCACTGACTTGTTGGGGAAGAGGACACGAGAAAAGAGGAACTTGACTCGTTTACGTTATTGCGTTATGACTATGATTCACAAAATACATTAATTGATATAATAATACGAACATTAACTGAATCTGACGATAGGTTCACATTTCATTTCCTGCATGATCTTTCATATCCTAAAGTCTCTTTctaaatcacaaaacaaaaagtcgAAAATTTTGACCACAATCCTTAAACATAACAAGATCATTTAGTGaataaaacaacataaatCTTAATTTTAAGCACGCAGCTAACTATGCAGGACACACATCAAcgaagaaaacagagacaagaagagaaaagagaaacctAGTAGAAACAGTAGGAAGAGGATTTGTTTGGATGAAGGAGACGAAGGAAACGTCTACGGCGGTAGAAAAACGCCGTTTTCAGCCGCGACCAAACGACGCGTTTCAATCTTCTAGCAGATTTCAACCTCATACAAACAACTTTCTTCACCACTCTCTTCATGGATATCTTAATCTTCTCTGTGAAACTCTGTTTCCTCGAGAATTGGTAGCTCTTAAGGAATAGTTGTCTCTTCTCCACGTATCCTCCTCCATATCCATAGCTATAGTAACCGTTACTATTGCTCTGCCAAACGCCGTTGCTGCTGCTGTTTCTGCTCCTCGGAATTAGGAATTGAGAAAGTAAAGAATTGTGTTCAAAAGGGTGGATTGAGATTTCTTGCACTGGATTCCGGTGATGGCTTATTTGGTTAACTTGTAAAACACTAAAACACTTAGCCGCCGCCGCCAAATCCGCCGTAGCTACAACGAATagggtttttggtttggttggaTATATCTCAATCGTGTTTTCAAGTGCTTCACGTTGttgctttaaatattttctggCTTGGCTTTTGCCTTTTGACGtactactctctctctctgcttttaatggagtctctcttttttttttactaaaataaaaagtggTCTCGTCAAATCAAATACACTATATCTAGGTGAGACTTTAATCTAACTTCCCAACAAGTAAAAATATCAATTGAAAGTTCAATGTTCACGTTCTGCTTATAGGCATGATAAACTAATTTGtaagattataatattttacgtATGACGTAAGACGTAAGacggtttttgttttcattttaatataatggACTAGCAATTTTCAGTCTGAATTTTGTATGATTTTCAAGaatatgaatttttaaaatgatgtTGAGTGACATAATGATattgacatttttgaaacgatgataattttttggtttattgttaTGCTTTGTTGCTGGGGTCTTGGGTTTATTAATTTACCAAATTGCGTAAGCACGACAAAAGAATTTTAGTGTATACACTACAATTAATTCAATGTTTGCATAAAtatcacacaaacaaaaatattatgttattCGAGGTCTGAAAGGAACACGAGAGGCAGGAGACTAGCCTAACAGCTCCAAACACTTCAATACACATAGCTCCAAGCTTTATCTAACTATTTTTTAGATTGTGTAACCAATATGCCATAATAATCTAATAATATCTACAAACCAAATATCGTGGAACaagcaagaacaagaaaaaggctgtgcaaagtaaaaaaataccAGTGGAAGATTCATAAGAACAACAAGAGAACACATACATGAGTAAAAAACACTTATATCTCCCATCTCCAACTAAGATCTTCCCGTTTAACAACACACTTGAGAGGTTCCTAAATCTAAGACTTTTGTTACTGTTAATGGTGGATTCTACATCATTTGACTCACTATTTAGGTCCTCCACTTATATTTGCAGAAGGTACCTTGCTAGGGTAGCTCGATATATCAATGTCAATGAGCGACATGTCATACATTGTGGAAACAGAGTCCGAGGCATCTACCAGCAAGGAAGATTTCATGCTCTCAGGGCGTGCAGGATCATAAGTTACACCAGAGGTTTTGGGTGTGCTTGTTTCTGAAGATTGACTGGAGACCGAAACACCATCTATCTTGTTTCCAAACATGTGTTTGTTCTTTCTAACAGCATCCATTTCCTGACCAGTTGGCACAAATGTTCGTGCTCGGTACTTCCTTGTCCCTTCCTCACCCCC from Arabidopsis thaliana chromosome 3, partial sequence includes these protein-coding regions:
- a CDS encoding uncharacterized protein (unknown protein; Has 30201 Blast hits to 17322 proteins in 780 species: Archae - 12; Bacteria - 1396; Metazoa - 17338; Fungi - 3422; Plants - 5037; Viruses - 0; Other Eukaryotes - 2996 (source: NCBI BLink).); this translates as MKRVVKKVVCMRLKSARRLKRVVWSRLKTAFFYRRRRFLRLLHPNKSSSYCFY